A genomic region of Herbaspirillum sp. DW155 contains the following coding sequences:
- a CDS encoding ATP-binding protein: MMTDTGIAAAQSPISAGGDQRLRETLRPLLAIVRQQSAAWIARLDQEDVLPGLPGLVLRTLAALRDYAGSSGATAFADSASALLESLQRQGSDAAAQACTRSLLDAGVQALTAQLEAPLTPAMQSPPEVIDPVLLPVFLEEAQELIAGIGETLLVLPDSERPGAADASLLAELARPLHTLKGSARMVGALHLSRCLHEMEGALQRLGEASPGSPAPQTVAALLALYDQAVEHFSTLEQGMAALPPTAAVPAVAPVAAATEGRLTAPLVRIRTTVLDRLLNQVGEVSISRAQLDNEIGALQGDARSLGEELDALVGQLQRWQRSWAQSAPPSQGEASTGLTELTKAMEVALGAAVARQKRLLQRVVKTREGLRLQGRTTRELQQELIHARMVKFNSMEPRMQHLVRQVAAETGKPLALDLSDCRLQIDRAILERLMGPLEHLLRNAAVHGIEEAAVRRAAGKPASGQLRIRAGHEGSQAVIRVSDDGRGLDLPGIRRKAEQRGLRGVAQWSEARLAELIFEPGFSTQAQVSALAGRGIGMDVVRAEVAALGGRMTVHSSQGQGVLFTLHLPLSLAVQQVCLLHHRQQQYAIPSTLIDSVIQLRSEQARDALARRTLEVNGRQLLLHPLHSLLDEPPPVPQPDSGKAGSAFALLIKNGDELMVIMADHVSGNREVVVKPVGPQVATLAGMVGATVLGDGQIVLIINPLLLAGSRPLQG; this comes from the coding sequence ATGATGACCGACACCGGAATCGCTGCTGCCCAGTCCCCCATCAGTGCAGGCGGTGACCAGCGCCTGCGCGAAACCTTGCGTCCGCTGCTGGCCATCGTGCGCCAGCAAAGCGCGGCCTGGATTGCCCGCCTCGATCAGGAGGACGTCCTGCCAGGGCTGCCGGGGCTGGTCCTGCGCACCCTGGCGGCGCTGCGCGATTACGCCGGCAGCAGCGGTGCCACGGCATTTGCCGACTCGGCCTCAGCACTATTGGAATCACTGCAGCGCCAGGGCAGCGATGCCGCCGCGCAGGCGTGCACGCGCAGCCTTCTCGACGCGGGCGTACAGGCCCTGACGGCACAGCTTGAGGCCCCGCTGACGCCGGCCATGCAGTCGCCGCCCGAAGTGATCGATCCGGTGCTGCTGCCGGTCTTTCTGGAGGAAGCGCAGGAGCTTATCGCCGGCATCGGCGAGACCTTGCTGGTGCTGCCCGACAGCGAGCGCCCCGGTGCGGCCGATGCCAGCCTGCTGGCCGAGCTGGCGCGTCCGCTGCATACACTCAAGGGCAGTGCACGCATGGTCGGCGCGCTGCACCTGAGCCGTTGCCTGCATGAGATGGAAGGGGCGTTGCAGCGTCTGGGCGAGGCCAGCCCGGGTAGCCCCGCTCCGCAGACCGTGGCCGCGCTGCTGGCGCTGTATGACCAGGCGGTGGAACACTTCAGCACCTTGGAGCAGGGCATGGCGGCGTTGCCGCCTACCGCTGCCGTTCCGGCCGTAGCGCCGGTCGCTGCGGCCACCGAAGGACGACTGACCGCACCGCTGGTGCGCATCCGCACCACCGTGCTGGACAGGCTGCTGAACCAGGTAGGTGAAGTTTCCATCAGCCGCGCCCAGCTGGACAACGAGATTGGCGCCCTGCAGGGCGATGCCCGCAGCCTGGGTGAAGAATTGGACGCGCTGGTCGGGCAACTGCAGCGCTGGCAGCGTAGCTGGGCGCAGAGCGCGCCACCCTCACAGGGGGAGGCCAGCACCGGCCTGACGGAACTGACCAAGGCCATGGAAGTCGCCCTGGGCGCCGCAGTGGCGCGCCAGAAGCGACTGCTGCAGCGCGTGGTGAAGACCCGCGAAGGCCTGCGCCTGCAAGGTCGCACCACGCGCGAACTGCAACAGGAGCTCATACATGCGCGCATGGTCAAGTTCAACAGCATGGAGCCGCGCATGCAGCACCTGGTGCGTCAGGTGGCAGCGGAAACCGGCAAGCCGCTGGCGCTGGACCTCTCAGACTGCCGCCTGCAGATCGACCGCGCCATCCTGGAACGCCTCATGGGCCCGCTGGAACACCTGCTGCGCAATGCCGCCGTGCACGGCATCGAGGAGGCGGCGGTGCGCCGCGCCGCCGGCAAGCCGGCCAGCGGACAATTGCGCATCCGGGCGGGCCATGAAGGCAGCCAAGCCGTCATCCGCGTCAGCGACGATGGCCGTGGCCTCGACCTGCCCGGCATCCGACGCAAGGCGGAGCAACGCGGCCTGCGCGGTGTGGCACAGTGGAGCGAGGCGCGCCTGGCCGAGCTGATCTTCGAGCCCGGCTTCAGCACCCAGGCCCAGGTCTCGGCCCTGGCCGGACGCGGCATCGGCATGGATGTGGTGCGCGCCGAAGTGGCCGCGCTGGGCGGACGCATGACGGTGCATTCAAGTCAGGGGCAGGGGGTGCTCTTCACGCTGCATCTGCCGCTCTCGCTGGCGGTCCAGCAGGTTTGCCTGCTGCATCACCGGCAGCAGCAATACGCCATTCCGTCCACCCTCATCGACAGCGTGATCCAGCTACGCAGCGAGCAGGCACGCGATGCCCTGGCGCGGCGCACGCTGGAGGTCAACGGACGGCAACTGCTGCTGCATCCGCTGCATAGCCTGCTGGACGAGCCGCCACCCGTGCCGCAGCCGGACAGCGGTAAAGCGGGTTCGGCCTTTGCCCTGCTCATCAAGAATGGTGACGAACTGATGGTCATCATGGCCGACCACGTGAGCGGCAACCGCGAGGTGGTGGTCAAGCCGGTCGGGCCACAGGTGGCCACACTGGCCGGCATGGTGGGGGCCACCGTGCTGGGCGATGGGCAGATCGTGCTCATCATCAATCCGCTGCTGCTGGCGGGCTCGCGCCCGCTGCAGGGATAG
- a CDS encoding methyl-accepting chemotaxis protein, whose protein sequence is MEPTLPYLSKKKLPAARPSGTGTGTGSAAVTDADLVKPGAGGSTGLRLPWLHRYSLRTQTRVLLGVLALSLAALCLFMWLGARLYLLATLQTNIASDLVMHSQRIGKAVPNAIQGNPQAFVQLAQSRLEFNRGLLLLSSGGPYQGQNIGSPDPALKPALDNVARLWRRTDLAAETILGMEKELTGFGATLKRLNQLLPLMLDLSEQIAMLQSQGQPTTREMAAASQLVMLTLRLGRSSNEFLTSDGVNAETAFMLGKDITAFGDLLKSLMEGNEMLRLRPATDPDLRSKLRELTGIFGDYQPQIAGILGNLQNFIAAKRSEQLVFMENETLKRHLTELQDAYRLALKARSWTFWAVLCVMATALLSAIGIALVQLQSSRNNAAAAEVRRQEAELQRQLAQQEEEKAMRANHLTQTAVLRLMTELQRVADGDLTVHTTVSDDVTGAIADSVNYTVEALRALVEQVTQMAAKVALSSEQVRGTTTELGAAARAQARRIQRIAQAMLEMSNQITGISVSADESADVARHAVVVAERGARAVEDAVKAMDGIGEQIRETSERIKRLGASSQMIGEITELISDITERTNVLALNAAIQAASAGDAGRGFSVVAEEVQHLAERSSAATREIGALVRMIQADTSDVVVAMEKSTNGVTDGAVLSDAAGSALADIRSVSKRLADLIQGMAVSTREQAVSANGVAQQIQGILSENDIIEQSREQVSTLYEELWDAARQLESSVSRFRIKVS, encoded by the coding sequence ATGGAACCGACCTTGCCGTACTTGTCGAAAAAGAAGCTCCCGGCCGCCCGTCCGTCCGGCACCGGCACCGGCACCGGCAGCGCTGCCGTGACCGATGCCGATCTCGTCAAGCCGGGCGCAGGGGGCAGCACCGGCCTGCGCCTGCCCTGGCTGCACCGTTATTCACTGCGCACGCAGACGCGCGTGCTGCTGGGCGTGCTGGCGCTGTCGCTGGCGGCGCTGTGTCTGTTCATGTGGCTGGGCGCGCGCCTGTATTTGCTGGCGACATTGCAGACCAATATCGCTTCCGATCTGGTGATGCATTCCCAGCGCATCGGCAAGGCGGTGCCCAATGCCATCCAGGGCAATCCCCAGGCTTTCGTGCAACTGGCGCAGAGCCGCCTCGAATTCAATCGCGGCCTGCTGCTGCTCAGCAGCGGCGGGCCTTACCAGGGGCAGAACATCGGCTCGCCCGATCCCGCCCTCAAGCCGGCCCTGGACAACGTGGCGCGCCTGTGGCGGCGCACCGACCTGGCCGCCGAGACCATCCTCGGCATGGAAAAGGAACTGACCGGCTTCGGCGCCACCCTGAAGCGGCTCAATCAACTGCTGCCCTTGATGCTGGATCTGAGCGAGCAGATCGCCATGCTGCAGTCCCAAGGCCAGCCGACCACGCGCGAAATGGCCGCCGCCAGCCAGCTGGTGATGCTGACCCTGCGCCTGGGACGCAGCTCCAATGAATTCCTCACCTCCGATGGCGTCAACGCGGAAACCGCCTTCATGCTCGGCAAGGACATCACGGCCTTCGGCGATCTGTTGAAGAGCCTCATGGAGGGCAACGAGATGCTGCGCCTGCGGCCGGCCACCGACCCCGACCTGCGCAGCAAGCTGCGCGAGCTCACGGGCATCTTCGGCGACTACCAGCCGCAGATCGCCGGCATACTCGGCAACCTGCAGAATTTCATCGCTGCCAAGCGTTCCGAGCAGCTGGTGTTCATGGAAAACGAAACCCTCAAGCGCCATCTCACCGAGCTGCAGGATGCCTATCGGCTCGCCTTGAAGGCACGCTCCTGGACCTTCTGGGCGGTGCTTTGCGTCATGGCCACGGCGCTGCTGAGCGCCATCGGCATCGCTCTGGTGCAATTGCAGAGCAGCCGCAACAATGCCGCCGCCGCCGAAGTGCGCCGTCAGGAAGCCGAGCTGCAGCGCCAGCTGGCCCAGCAGGAAGAAGAAAAGGCCATGCGCGCCAACCACCTCACCCAGACCGCCGTGCTGCGCCTGATGACCGAGCTGCAGCGTGTTGCCGATGGCGACCTGACGGTGCATACCACGGTCTCCGATGACGTCACCGGGGCCATCGCCGATTCCGTCAACTACACCGTGGAAGCCCTGCGCGCGCTGGTGGAGCAGGTCACGCAGATGGCCGCCAAGGTGGCGCTCAGTTCCGAACAGGTACGCGGCACCACCACCGAGCTGGGCGCGGCGGCACGGGCCCAGGCGCGGCGCATCCAGCGCATCGCCCAGGCCATGCTGGAAATGTCCAACCAGATCACCGGCATCTCGGTGTCGGCCGATGAATCCGCCGATGTCGCCCGCCACGCCGTGGTGGTGGCCGAGCGCGGGGCGCGGGCGGTGGAAGATGCGGTCAAGGCGATGGACGGCATCGGCGAGCAGATCCGCGAGACCTCGGAGCGCATCAAGCGCCTGGGGGCGTCTTCGCAGATGATCGGCGAGATTACCGAGCTCATTTCCGACATCACCGAACGCACCAACGTGCTGGCGCTCAATGCCGCCATCCAGGCCGCCTCGGCGGGTGATGCCGGGCGCGGCTTTTCCGTGGTGGCCGAGGAGGTGCAGCACCTGGCCGAGCGCTCCAGTGCTGCCACCCGCGAAATCGGCGCGCTGGTACGCATGATCCAGGCCGATACCAGCGATGTGGTCGTGGCCATGGAAAAATCCACCAACGGCGTCACCGATGGTGCCGTGCTGTCGGACGCGGCCGGCAGCGCCCTGGCTGATATCCGCAGCGTCTCAAAGCGCCTGGCCGACCTGATCCAGGGCATGGCGGTGTCCACCCGCGAACAGGCCGTATCGGCCAATGGCGTGGCCCAGCAGATCCAGGGCATCCTGAGCGAAAACGACATCATCGAGCAAAGCCGCGAGCAGGTTTCCACGCTCTATGAAGAACTGTGGGATGCCGCACGCCAGCTGGAAAGCTCGGTCTCACGCTTCCGCATCAAGGTTTCCTGA
- a CDS encoding chemotaxis protein CheW gives MPHPKDFFIDASPTRSSPGLQQREGLEQFQASLLARMAASDNESMRSRRLAVAMGEHCCLIPLVQAGEIAPLAGMAITPVPATHDWFRGLLNIRGNLIGLADLTGLAGAPPQEIGRSSHVLLLAHGLAPQCGLLVSRVLGLRDITEMTQISKNYETEMPLLGVVGRYKDSGEVQWDELDLSLLSQDSRFLQIGR, from the coding sequence ATGCCACACCCCAAAGATTTCTTCATCGACGCATCCCCCACCCGCAGCAGTCCTGGTTTGCAGCAGCGCGAAGGGCTGGAGCAGTTCCAGGCCTCGCTGCTGGCGCGCATGGCCGCTTCCGACAATGAAAGCATGCGCTCGCGCCGCCTGGCGGTGGCCATGGGCGAGCATTGCTGCCTGATCCCGCTGGTCCAGGCCGGTGAGATCGCGCCGCTGGCCGGCATGGCCATCACGCCGGTACCGGCCACTCACGATTGGTTTCGCGGCCTGCTCAACATCCGCGGCAACCTGATCGGCCTGGCTGACCTCACCGGACTGGCCGGTGCCCCGCCGCAAGAGATAGGGCGTAGCAGCCATGTGCTGCTGCTGGCCCACGGCCTGGCACCGCAGTGCGGCTTGCTGGTGTCAAGGGTATTGGGATTGCGCGACATAACAGAAATGACGCAAATATCGAAAAACTACGAGACCGAAATGCCCTTGCTGGGCGTTGTAGGACGTTATAAAGACAGCGGCGAAGTGCAATGGGACGAACTGGACCTGTCGCTGCTGAGCCAGGACAGCCGTTTTCTTCAGATCGGTCGCTGA
- a CDS encoding rubredoxin: protein MCLICGWIYDEEAGLPEEGIAPGTRWDDVPINWTCPECGARKEDFEMVAI, encoded by the coding sequence ATGTGCCTGATCTGTGGTTGGATCTACGACGAAGAAGCAGGCCTGCCCGAAGAAGGCATCGCCCCGGGCACCCGCTGGGACGACGTGCCCATCAACTGGACCTGCCCGGAATGCGGCGCCCGCAAGGAAGATTTCGAGATGGTCGCCATCTGA
- a CDS encoding hydroxymethylpyrimidine/phosphomethylpyrimidine kinase, producing the protein MQNQTPPLILSFGAADPVGATGVQADLATFAAMGCHGLSVVTALLIGDTARVEDVQVVDVDWVADQARVILEDMAVSAFKVGALGSIENISVIAEIVSDYPDVPLILDPFISALANQEDEDDRLIAIRELLIPQATVLICSAGELTRLAETWREPVVGDTLMLDAMHIIEMGCEYLLVTNTQTDLQEVANSLFDESGLVRQDAWPRLPGSFVGAGSTLSGALAAMLANDLEVPLAASEAQEFTLAALANAQRVGMGKLLPDRYFWARESEYPADLDAPPSLN; encoded by the coding sequence GTGCAAAACCAAACTCCTCCCCTCATCCTCAGCTTCGGCGCCGCCGATCCGGTCGGCGCCACGGGCGTGCAGGCCGATCTCGCCACCTTCGCCGCCATGGGCTGCCACGGTTTGTCGGTGGTGACTGCTTTGCTCATCGGTGACACCGCCCGCGTCGAAGACGTGCAGGTGGTCGACGTCGACTGGGTTGCCGACCAGGCCCGCGTCATTCTCGAAGACATGGCGGTATCCGCCTTCAAGGTGGGGGCGCTGGGCAGCATCGAAAACATCTCGGTGATTGCCGAGATCGTCTCGGACTACCCCGACGTGCCGCTGATCCTGGACCCCTTCATCAGCGCCCTGGCCAATCAGGAGGACGAGGATGACCGCCTCATCGCCATCCGCGAACTGCTGATCCCGCAGGCGACCGTGCTGATCTGCTCGGCCGGCGAACTCACGCGCCTGGCCGAGACCTGGCGCGAGCCGGTGGTCGGCGACACGCTCATGCTGGACGCCATGCACATCATCGAGATGGGCTGCGAATACCTGCTGGTGACCAATACCCAGACCGATCTGCAGGAAGTGGCCAATTCGCTCTTCGACGAATCCGGCCTGGTGCGCCAGGATGCCTGGCCGCGCCTGCCCGGCTCCTTTGTTGGCGCCGGCAGCACGCTCTCCGGTGCGCTGGCCGCGATGCTGGCCAATGACCTGGAAGTACCGCTGGCGGCCTCCGAGGCGCAGGAATTCACGCTGGCCGCGCTGGCCAATGCACAGCGCGTAGGCATGGGCAAGCTGCTGCCCGACCGCTATTTCTGGGCGCGCGAATCGGAGTATCCCGCCGATCTGGACGCACCACCCTCCCTCAACTGA
- the hemL gene encoding glutamate-1-semialdehyde 2,1-aminomutase has protein sequence MTKTNASLFARAQQSTPGGVNSPVRAFRSVGGTPRFIERAEGPWFWDAEGKRYIDYIGSWGPAIVGHAHPEVVRAVQQAAARGLSFGAPTEAEIEMAEEIIKLVPSIEQIRLVSSGTEATMSALRLARGATGRDKIIKFEGCYHGHADSLLVKAGSGLLTFGNPTSAGVPEDFAKHTLVLDYNNAEQLEEAFKNAGNEIACVIVEPVAGNMNLVRASDEFLRTMRRLCTEYGAILIFDEVMSGFRVARGGAQELNGIVPDLTALGKVIGGGLPVAAFGGRAEVMKHLAPLGGVYQAGTLSGNPVTVAAGMATLKIIQQPGFYAHLTAQTRKLADGLTAAAKAAGVTFAADAIGGMFGLYFDAKVPTSYAEVMQGDKERFNRFFHKMLEAGVYFAPSAFEAGFVSAQHSDAIIEETIAAAAKAFTELG, from the coding sequence ATGACCAAGACCAATGCCTCACTCTTCGCCCGCGCCCAGCAAAGCACGCCCGGCGGCGTCAATTCCCCGGTACGTGCCTTCCGCTCGGTAGGCGGCACCCCGCGCTTCATCGAACGCGCCGAAGGCCCCTGGTTCTGGGATGCCGAAGGCAAACGCTACATCGACTACATCGGCTCCTGGGGCCCGGCCATCGTCGGTCACGCCCATCCGGAAGTGGTCAGGGCCGTGCAGCAGGCGGCCGCGCGCGGCCTGTCCTTCGGTGCGCCGACCGAGGCCGAAATCGAAATGGCCGAGGAAATCATCAAGCTGGTGCCTTCCATCGAGCAGATCCGCCTGGTCTCCTCCGGCACCGAAGCCACCATGAGCGCGCTGCGCCTGGCCCGTGGCGCTACCGGCCGCGACAAGATCATCAAGTTCGAAGGCTGCTACCACGGCCATGCCGATTCCCTGCTGGTGAAGGCCGGCAGCGGCCTGCTGACCTTCGGCAATCCGACCTCGGCCGGGGTGCCGGAAGATTTCGCCAAGCACACGCTGGTGCTGGACTACAACAATGCCGAGCAGCTGGAAGAAGCCTTCAAGAATGCCGGCAACGAGATCGCCTGCGTGATCGTCGAACCTGTGGCGGGCAACATGAACCTGGTGCGTGCTTCGGACGAGTTCCTGCGCACCATGCGCCGCCTGTGTACCGAATACGGCGCCATCCTGATCTTCGACGAAGTGATGTCGGGCTTCCGTGTGGCCCGCGGCGGCGCCCAGGAATTGAACGGCATCGTCCCCGACCTGACGGCGCTGGGCAAGGTGATCGGCGGCGGCCTGCCGGTGGCCGCCTTCGGTGGCCGTGCCGAGGTGATGAAGCATCTGGCGCCGCTGGGCGGGGTCTACCAGGCTGGCACGCTCTCCGGAAATCCGGTGACGGTCGCGGCCGGCATGGCGACCCTGAAGATCATCCAGCAACCCGGGTTCTACGCCCACCTGACGGCCCAGACCCGCAAGCTGGCCGATGGCCTCACCGCGGCGGCCAAGGCGGCTGGCGTGACCTTCGCCGCCGATGCGATTGGCGGCATGTTCGGGCTGTATTTCGATGCCAAGGTACCGACCAGCTATGCCGAGGTGATGCAAGGCGACAAGGAGCGCTTCAATCGCTTCTTCCACAAGATGCTGGAGGCAGGTGTGTACTTTGCGCCTTCCGCCTTCGAGGCAGGCTTCGTGTCGGCCCAGCACAGCGACGCCATCATCGAGGAAACCATCGCTGCAGCGGCCAAAGCCTTCACGGAATTGGGATGA
- the erpA gene encoding iron-sulfur cluster insertion protein ErpA has protein sequence MNAVAELQQTDMPAPINFSDSAAAKVAQLIEEEGNPDLKLRVFVQGGGCSGFQYGFTFDEIVNEDDTTMSKNGVQLLIDSMSYQYLVGAEIDYKDDLEGAQFVIKNPNATTTCGCGSSFSV, from the coding sequence ATGAATGCCGTAGCCGAACTGCAACAAACCGACATGCCCGCCCCCATCAACTTCAGCGACAGCGCTGCCGCCAAGGTGGCCCAGCTGATCGAGGAAGAAGGCAATCCCGACCTGAAACTGCGCGTCTTCGTGCAAGGCGGTGGTTGCTCGGGTTTCCAGTACGGGTTTACCTTCGATGAAATCGTCAACGAAGACGACACCACCATGAGCAAGAACGGCGTCCAGCTGCTGATCGACTCGATGAGCTACCAGTACCTGGTGGGCGCCGAGATCGACTACAAGGATGACCTGGAAGGCGCACAATTCGTCATCAAGAATCCGAACGCCACGACCACTTGCGGTTGCGGTTCCTCGTTCTCGGTGTAA
- a CDS encoding polymer-forming cytoskeletal protein, protein MFTRKTKSTIDSLIGMSTSIKGDVGFKGGLRIDGAINGNINAESGQPSVLVISEHAKVVGEIRAAHLIVNGEIIGDVHSTELLELQPKARITGNVFYKALEMHGGALVSGKLSHDQQVETPMLKLAASSEA, encoded by the coding sequence ATGTTTACACGCAAAACCAAAAGCACGATCGACAGCCTGATCGGCATGTCCACCAGCATCAAGGGCGACGTCGGTTTCAAGGGCGGCCTGCGCATCGATGGCGCCATCAACGGCAACATCAATGCCGAGAGCGGCCAGCCCAGCGTGCTGGTCATTTCCGAGCATGCCAAGGTGGTCGGTGAGATCCGCGCGGCGCATCTGATCGTCAATGGCGAGATCATCGGCGACGTCCACTCCACCGAGTTGCTGGAACTGCAACCCAAGGCTCGCATTACCGGCAACGTCTTCTACAAGGCGCTGGAGATGCACGGCGGCGCCCTCGTCTCCGGCAAGCTCAGCCATGACCAGCAGGTGGAAACGCCGATGCTGAAGCTGGCTGCATCGTCGGAAGCATGA
- a CDS encoding DUF6776 family protein, translating to MSISAPKMTIKRHLPWPLMILLWAVVVAVGAAAAVWTYQLGRNNLPGLHGDASEQIEQLSEQVKKLTAENERLQSASNASQNELKIAQTAQATLATQVKNLEAENNRQKEDLAFFDSLLPTNLGAPGITIQRFKAEQAAPNQLRYRVLVMQGGGGTQQFSGNLQLSVNVVQGGKGVTINFPEGNTADQARYRLAFKYYQRVEGLLTIPEGATVKSVAVRVLDRGQVRAQQSVDL from the coding sequence ATGAGCATTTCTGCGCCGAAGATGACCATCAAGCGCCACCTGCCGTGGCCGCTGATGATCTTGCTGTGGGCTGTGGTGGTGGCAGTGGGCGCGGCGGCGGCGGTCTGGACTTACCAGCTCGGCCGCAACAACCTGCCGGGCCTGCATGGCGATGCCAGCGAGCAGATCGAGCAACTGAGTGAACAGGTCAAGAAGCTGACGGCTGAAAATGAGCGCTTGCAATCTGCCTCCAACGCGTCGCAAAATGAACTGAAGATCGCCCAGACGGCCCAGGCCACGCTGGCCACCCAGGTCAAGAACCTGGAGGCGGAAAACAACCGCCAGAAGGAAGACCTGGCCTTCTTCGACAGCCTCCTGCCAACCAACCTGGGCGCGCCCGGCATCACCATCCAGCGCTTCAAGGCCGAACAGGCGGCACCCAACCAGCTGCGCTACCGCGTGCTGGTGATGCAAGGTGGTGGAGGAACGCAACAGTTTTCGGGAAACCTACAGCTTAGTGTCAATGTTGTACAGGGCGGCAAAGGTGTTACCATCAACTTCCCTGAAGGCAATACCGCCGACCAGGCGCGCTACCGGCTCGCATTCAAGTACTACCAGCGGGTCGAAGGCCTGCTGACCATTCCTGAGGGCGCCACCGTCAAATCGGTGGCCGTCCGTGTTCTTGACCGCGGCCAGGTGCGAGCCCAGCAGTCGGTAGATCTGTGA
- the argC gene encoding N-acetyl-gamma-glutamyl-phosphate reductase — MIKVGIVGGTGYTGVELLRIFATHPQARVEAVTSRKEDGMPVAEMYPSLRGRVDVAFSSPDKARLNDCDVVFFATPHGVAMAQAPELVAAGVKVIDLAADFRMQDVAAFEKWYKLPHSCTDLLKEAAYGLPELNREAIRKARVVGNPGCYPTTMQLGFAPLLKAGVIDASHLIADCKSGVSGAGRKAELSLLFSEASDNFKAYGVSGHRHSPETIERLSHLTSDKVGLLFTPHLVPMIRGMHSTLYARLTREIDNAALQALFEEAYKDEPFVDVLPFGSHPETRTTRASNMLRLAVHRPDNGDTVVVLVVQDNLVKGASGQAVQCMNLMFGLEETTGLQQVPVLP, encoded by the coding sequence ATGATCAAGGTAGGTATCGTTGGCGGAACCGGTTACACCGGCGTCGAATTGCTGCGTATTTTCGCCACCCATCCGCAAGCCCGGGTGGAGGCCGTGACCTCGCGCAAGGAAGACGGCATGCCCGTGGCCGAGATGTATCCGTCCCTGCGCGGCCGCGTGGATGTGGCGTTCTCCTCGCCCGACAAGGCCCGCCTGAACGACTGTGATGTGGTCTTCTTTGCCACCCCGCACGGCGTGGCCATGGCCCAGGCCCCGGAACTGGTGGCGGCCGGCGTGAAGGTCATCGACCTGGCTGCGGACTTCCGCATGCAGGACGTGGCCGCCTTCGAAAAGTGGTACAAGCTGCCGCACAGCTGCACCGACCTGTTGAAGGAAGCCGCCTACGGCCTGCCCGAACTGAACCGCGAAGCCATCCGCAAGGCGCGCGTGGTGGGCAATCCGGGCTGCTATCCGACCACCATGCAGCTGGGTTTTGCGCCGCTCCTGAAGGCTGGCGTGATCGATGCCTCGCACCTGATCGCCGACTGCAAATCCGGCGTCTCCGGCGCGGGCCGCAAGGCTGAGCTGAGCCTGCTGTTCTCGGAGGCGTCCGACAACTTCAAGGCCTATGGCGTGTCCGGCCACCGTCACTCGCCCGAGACCATCGAGCGCCTGTCGCACCTGACCAGCGACAAGGTGGGCCTGCTGTTCACGCCGCACCTGGTGCCGATGATCCGCGGCATGCATTCCACGTTGTACGCGCGCCTGACCAGAGAGATCGACAACGCCGCCCTGCAAGCCCTGTTCGAAGAGGCTTACAAGGATGAGCCCTTCGTCGATGTGCTGCCCTTCGGTTCGCATCCCGAGACCCGCACCACGCGCGCCTCCAACATGCTGCGCCTGGCCGTGCATCGTCCGGACAATGGCGACACCGTGGTGGTGCTGGTGGTCCAGGACAACCTGGTCAAGGGCGCTTCCGGTCAGGCCGTGCAGTGCATGAACCTGATGTTCGGTCTGGAAGAAACCACCGGCCTGCAACAGGTCCCGGTCCTGCCGTGA
- the rpsI gene encoding 30S ribosomal protein S9, which translates to MIGNYNYGTGRRKSAVARVFIKAGSGNIIVNGKPAAEYFSRETGLMVIRQPLELTGNVERFDIKVNVHGGGESGQAGAVRHGITRALIDYDAGLKSALSNAGFVTRDAREVERKKVGLRKARRAKQFSKR; encoded by the coding sequence ATGATCGGTAACTACAATTACGGAACCGGCCGTCGCAAGAGTGCAGTGGCGCGTGTTTTCATCAAGGCAGGTTCGGGCAACATCATCGTCAATGGCAAGCCCGCCGCTGAATACTTCTCCCGCGAAACCGGCCTGATGGTGATCCGTCAGCCGCTGGAACTGACCGGCAACGTCGAACGTTTCGACATCAAGGTGAACGTCCACGGTGGCGGTGAATCCGGCCAGGCCGGCGCTGTCCGCCACGGCATCACCCGCGCCCTGATCGACTACGATGCCGGCCTGAAGTCGGCTCTGTCCAATGCAGGCTTCGTCACCCGTGACGCGCGTGAAGTCGAACGTAAGAAGGTTGGTCTGCGCAAGGCACGTCGCGCAAAGCAATTCTCGAAGCGTTAA